The window CCAAGTTGCTGCTAAAGTTAAAAGTGCAGAAATAAGAACCGTTGAAAGAAAAACCAAAACCATTACAGTTAGTAATTTTCCTAATTTTTTTGACCTATCAATATTTGCAATTGCAGATGAAACTGCGAAAAATACCAGAGGAATTACTGCCGTAAACAACAAGTTTAGAAAAATATCACCTATGGGTTTTATACTTTCTACACTTTTTCCAAAAATTAATCCAACTATGCTGCCTAAGGTAATTCCTAAGAGAAGCCATAATAAGCCAGAGTAATTTTTGAGAATATTGTTTATTTTCATTGTTTATCTATGTTGTCAGTCTGAGCTTGTCAAAGACTTCTGCACTTCAACAGGCTCAGTGTTACGGTATTTTACAAGCCCAATTCTGCTGAAATATCTAACATCCGTTGAATTGGTTTGCGAGCCAATTCTATAATATGCTCTGGAACAGTTACTTCTGGTAATCCGTTTTTCAAGCACAAGTATAATTTTTCTAAAGTATTTCTCTTCATGTAAGGACAATCGTTACAGGCGCAACTATTATTCGGCGGCGCCGGAATAAAAGTTTTTGTAGGATTAGCCTTTTCCATTTGGTGGATGATTCCACTTTCTGTTGCGACAATAAATTCTGTTGCAGGATTGTTGATTGTGTATTTTAAAAGCCCGGTGGTAGAACCAATATAATCTGCCATTTTTAAAACCACTTCTTCACACTCTGGATGGGCAATAAACTTCGCATTTGGATGGCGTTCTTTCAATTTGGTAATTTTCTCCTGAGAAAAAATTTCATGAACCATGCAAGCTCCATTCCAAAGCACTAAATCTCTTCCGGTTTTCTTCGCAACATAGGCACCAAGATTTCTATCCGGACCAAAGATTATTTTTTGATCTTTTGGTAAACTCTCCACAATTTGAACAGCATTGGTCGAAGTACAAACGATATCACTCAAAGCTTTTAATTCCGCTGTACAATTTACGTAGGTAATAACCAAATGATCAGGATATTTTTCTTTAAATTTCCTAAATAAGTGTGGCGGACAGCTATCTGCAAGTGAACAGCCAGCTTTCACATCAGGTAATAAAACAGTTTTTGATGGCGACAAAATCTTCGCAGTCTCTGCCATAAAATGCACTCCGGCAAAAACAATTACGTCTGCATCTGTTTTTGCAGCCTCTTGAGATAATCCTAAACTATCACCAATATAATCAGCAATATCCTGAATATCAGGTTCTTGATAATAATGGGCAAGAATAATTGCATTTTTTTGCTTTTTAAGCTTTTCTATTTCAACAAAAAGATCAAGGGTTGGATCAATTGCTTCATCCACAAATCCTTTTTTGTTAATTTCTTCTAATACATCGATGTTCATTATTAATTTTCCTTTTTTGAATTTTGACGTTGGTCCAAAGATAAAGCTTTCAACGTCTCAATAATTAATAAGTATTTTAATTAAATAAATCTTGTTTGTTTATTAGTGTGTTAGTAACGTTGGTAAGTTTCGTTAAAAAGTTCTTTTATGTAAGTTGTTAATCGTTTACTAACATTTAGATTACATTATTATAACATGATAAGATTGATTTTCAGCACTATCGAAAAACGCTGTAAATTTTCTCCATACTGGAATGTTAATTGTTTGTAACTGGTTAAAAAGTTAATTACTTAGGCAAAGGTGCTGAAAAATTACTTAAAAGATTGTGGCAAACTGTCTTTTTAGAGTAGCTTTAAACATTCGAATTTATTTGTTAGTATAATATAGACATGTAGTTAACACTTATCTATTAGTTGTTAACATCGTTAATAATATAAAGGTTTTTTTGATGAGAAAAGTAGATTTTTTGGTAATAGGTTCAGGAATAGCAGGTTTAAGCTTCGCACTTAAAGCTGCAAAATTTGGTAAGGTTTTAATTGTTACGAAGTCGAACGAAGACGAATCTAATACAAAATATGCTCAAGGAGGAGTAGCTGTAGTGGTGGATGAAGGTGATTCTTTTGAGAAACACATTCAAGATACTTTGATTGCTGGAGATGGTTTATGTGACGAAAAAATAGTCGAAATAGTTGTAAAGGAAGGTCCACAACGCATTCAGGAGATTATAGACTATGGTATAAATTTCGATAAAGATAACGCAGGTTTTTATGATTTGGCTAAAGAAGGTGGTCATTCAGAACACCGTGTTTTGCACTATAAAGACATCACTGGATATGAAATTGAACGTGTGCTTTTAAAGGAAATTCACGAGAATCCAAACATAGAGATATTAACACACTACTTTGCACTTGAGTTAATTACGCAACACCACCTTGGTGAGTTTGTTGATAAGCGTACGAAAGATATTAACTGTTATGGTGTATATGCCTTTAACACAGAGCTTAACGATGTTGAAAAGATTTTGGCAAGTGTTACGGTAATGGCTGCTGGAGGTGCCGGACATGTGTATTCTGCCACAACAAATCCAGTTATTGCAACAGGCGATGGAATGGCGATGGTGTATCGGGCGAAAGGAAAAGTGCGTAATATGGAATTTATTCAGTTCCATCCAACGGCTTTATATCATCCTGGGGAGTATCCATCTTTCTTAATATCTGAAGCTGTTCGTGGTTTTGGAGGTGTTCTTCGTCGGAAAAATGGTGAAGAATTTATGCAAGAATATGATGAAAGGCGATCTTTAGCGCCTCGAGATATTGTCGCCCGTGCAGTTGATAATGAGATGAAGAAGTCTGGTGATGATTTCGTTTATCTAGATATTACTATGCGTAAGAAAGCAGATATTTTAAAACATTTCCCAAATATTTATGCTAAGTGTTTATCCATTGGTATCGATATGACTAAAGATTTTATTCCCGTTACGCCGGCTTCTCATTATATGTGTGGAGGAATTTTGGTTGATGAATATGGAAAATCATCTATAAACAACTTATATGCTTGTGGTGAATGCTCTTCTACAGGTTTACATGGTGCAAATAGGTTGGCATCTAATTCTTTATTAGAAGCTACTGTTTTCGCTCACAGAATTTTTCAGGATGCGATCGAGAAATTTAAAGTAAATGTAATTCCTGAGAATATTCCAGAGTGGAATTCTCTTGGCGTTACTCAAAGTAATGAAGATGTTCTGGTTACCCATAATTTAAGGGAGCTTCAAAAAGTTATGGGAGATTATGTTGGTATTGTCCGTTCTGATTTTCGATTGGAAAGGGCCCACCGACGTTTATTTTTAATTTATCAGGAAACGGAAGAATTTTATAAAAAAAATAAAGTTTCTGTTAAACTTTGTGAACTAAGGAATGTAATTCAAACTGCTTATTTGGTTATCAAATCAGCTATCCAACGAAAAGAAAGTAGGGGATTACATTTTACAACTGATTATCCGAATCATGCTGCAGAATTAGTAGATACAGTTTTTTAATATTTCATGCTGAGCCTGTCGAAGTACGCTAATTGTCTTCGACAAGCTCAGACTGACATAAATTTCCATTAACAACTTTACAAATCAAACTATGCCTTTAATACTTCCCGTGAAAGATAAACACCCTCAAATTGGTAAAAACAATTTTATTGCAGATAATGCCACCATTGTTGGTGATGTTGTTTTAGGTGATAATTGTTCTGTTTGGTTTAATGCGGTGATTAGGGGCGATGTAAATGCTATCACAATTGGAAATGAATCCAACATTCAAGATGGAGCAGTAATACATGCTACCTATTTAAAAGCCGCTACACATATAGGTAATAGAGTTTCTGTTGGTCATAATGCGATTGTTCACGGCTGTAATGTTCATGATCATGTATTAATAGGTATGGGAGCAATCGTAATGGATCATGCAATTATTGAAGAGTATTGTATAATCGCCGCAGGGTCTGTAGTATTGGAAAATACGCTTTGCGAAACGGGATATCTTTATGCCGGAACTCCTGCAAAAAAAATAAAGCCCATTACTGATGAGCAAAGGGCTTTATTAAATAAATTACCAGATAATTATATAATATATAGTGATTGGTTTAAAAAGCCAAAACTTTAAATTATGGCGTTCCTTGCTTAGGTATAGCTAATGGATCTTCTCTTTCCCAATTTGGTTTAAGGTCTAATAGCGCTTTTAAATACCAAACTTCTTCGGGTTGTGTACCTGCTTTCACATTTCCGGTATCCCAAATGCCATTTTTATTATTATCATAGATTATTCGAATCATATATTTTCCGGCTGGATATTGAGCAAATCTAAGTTTAGTATTTTTACTAATTGGAAATGACTTTACGATTTCTTTCTTCTCAGATAAAAATTGAACTATATAACTTTTACTGGTATCTGGTACGCTAACATTGTAGATTAGAGTGGTATAAGTATCCGTTGCTTCCAATCTGAACCCTTTATTAATCTCTTTATTTTTAGCGTTAAATATAGCCGTAAATGCTCCAGCTCCAAATTTCAGGGCGTAAGTTCTTTTATTTTTCCACGGATATTTTATATAATATTTTAAAAAGTCAGTACTATCTTTAATCAATTCAAAATTTGTGCGTTTCACTGAATCCTCTAATAAAACAATTTTACTTGGATCTGCTGTCAAAATAGGGAATGTGAAATTAAGCGTATAGTTTTGGTAAGGGTTTAACTTTCCACTAAATATGTTATCAGTAATCGTAACATCACGTGTATAAGTATCCTTTTTACCACGAGTCATATTTACGATTTGCAGAATTTTACCTTGGTCTTGAATTGCAAGTTTAACGGAATCGAAACTTAAATCATTTAACCAAATTCGAGCAGAATCATTGTTTTTACTAAATTTAATTCTCTTGTTAATATCAACATTTGGAGGATCTGTAACTGTGATCTTTGGATCCTTTAGCTGCTGACTAAATGATAATAATATTGTTCCATCATTATTTAGTTTTCTATCTAAAATTCTAAATTCTGGTGCCAATTCCTTAAAAGTTTGCATATCAACATTATCAATATTTTTATCTATAACTATAGGATCTTTGATAAAACCAATCTCATCATTTGATTGCTGATAAATTTTGTCGCCGCCACCACTGCTTTCTTTTAATGCATAAACTTTGTACTTACCTTTTCGTAAATTATTTAATTTGTAATTTCCAGAACTATCAGATAATGTATAAATAGATGGACGTTTTTTTCCAAACAGCGTATCCCTTTCTAGTGGGAGGATAAAAACAGTTACTTCTTTTTCCGGTTCTGCAGTTAAGGCATTTATAATTTTACCACTCATTGTTAGCGAGTCAATTTCTGGTCCTGTCGAAAAAACATATGATAAATTTTTTGCAACATTTCCTTCATTCACATCCACAACAGATTTTCCAAAATTTAAAGTGTATGTAGTATTTTTTTCAAGTGTATCTTGTAGTGTAACTTCAAGTCTTTTCTGACGTACTTTTAGAACAGGAGATTTTTCTTGATCTGGAGAAATAGAAAATTCTTTAAATTCATTATTTAATTTAAAATATTCATCAAATTCAATTGTGATTTTTTTTCCTATAAAATTCCTTGTTTGATTTTTTGGAATCATACTTAAAACTTTCGGAGATTTTGTATCTCTCGGACCGCCTTGAGGCGTTTGAATACTCGCACATCCACAAAATAGTAGAATTAGGAATATTATGATAAAATTTGATAAGCTAAAATATTGAGCTTTTAATTTTGGCATGTTTTAAGCGTTCTAAGATATTTTAAAGCTTTTTGGATAAATGATATTAAAATTTATTTTTCTTTCGTTATACAAAAGAATTTTGAATTATTATTTTTATACAATAATATACTGATAATCAATTACTTACCTATAAAAACCATTAAAACTGAAATATCAGACGGAGATACACCAGAAATTCGTGATGCTTGGCCCAAAGTTCGCGGCTTAATTTTAAATAGTTTTTCTCGAGCTTCTTTTGATATAGAGACAATTTTATTATAGTCAAAATCTGGCTTAATTTCTTTGTCTTCCATTTTAAGCATTTTCGCTACAATCTCGTTTTCTTTCTGAAAATAGCTTTCGTACTTAATTTTTATTTCAGCCTGTTCAATCGTTTCTTGATCTAAATGTGCTGTAGCATCTGCAAGCTGTTTATTAACTTTTATTATGTCTTTTAATCCAACTTGTGGGCGACTTACTAAACTATGAATCTTGACATTTTGGTTTAATACAGCAGAACCTAATTTTTCTAACATTGGATTGGCATCAATCATTTCAATCCCTTGTGTTCTCGTAAATTTTACTAGTGCATCAGCATCAGCAATTTTTTTATTTACTTTTTCTAAACGTTCGTCTGAAATTAAACCTAAAGCATGACCGATAGGGGAAAGTCTTATATCAGCATTATCTTGCCTTAATAATAAACGATGTTCAGCTCTCGAAGTAAACATTCGATATGGCTCTTCAGTTCCTTTTGTAACCAAATCATCAATAAGAACACCTATATAACTATCTGATCTTTTCATAATCAGTTCGTGTTTTTGGTTGATTTTTTGATGAGCATTTATCCCCGCCATAAAACCTTGACAAGCGGCTTCTTCGTAACCAGTAGTTCCGTTTATTTGTCCAGCAAGAAATAAATTTTTAATCAATTTTGTTTCAAGTGTTAATGACAATTGAGTAGGAGGGAAGAAATCATATTCAATAGCGTAGCCTGGTCTAAACATTTTAGCGCTTTCAAAACCAGGGATTAATCTTAATGCTTTTAGTTGGATATCCTCAGGTAAAGAAGTTGAAAATCCATTTACATAAATTTCACAGGTATTCCAACCTTCTGGCTCAACAAATATCTGATGTCGATCACGTTCGGCAAACCGATTAATTTTGTCTTCAATAGATGGACAATATCTAGGGCCCAAACCTTTTATTCTTCCAGTAAACATCGGAGACTTTTCAAAGCCTTCTTTTAATGTTTCATGAACGGCTTCATTGGTGTAGGTAATCCAGCAACAGCGTTGGTCGGAAGTTACTGGAGTGTCAGAATAAGAGAATTTCCCTCTATTTTCGTCTCCCCATTGTTCTTCCATTTTTGAGTAATCTAAGCTACGTCCGTCAACTCGAGGAGGCGTACCTGTCTTCATACGTCCCGCTTCCATACCAAGTTCGACCAACTGCTCTGTTATTCCGGTCGAAGCTCTTTCAGCAGTTCTACCTCCACCGAATTTCTTTTCGCCAATGTGCATTACACCATTAAGGAAAGTTCCATTTGTTAATACAACTGCTGTACTTTCAATTTCGATTCCAAGAGATGTTTTGACTCCGTAAACTACATTGTCTTTTACAAGCAAACCAATAACGCTATCCTGCCATATATCTAAATTTGGAGTTCTTTCTAACGCTAATCGCCATTCTTCAGCGAAACGCATTCTGTCTATCTGTGCTCTAGGACTCCACATTGCTGGTCCTTTTGATAAATTAAGCATTCGGAATTGTAACGTAGATTTATCTGATATAATACCAGAATAACCACCCATTGCATCAACTTCACGAACTATTTGTCCTTTCGCTACACCGCCCATCGCCGGATTACAACTCATCTGGGCAATTGTTCCCATATTCATCGTAATCAATAAAACTGACGATCCTAAGTTGGCAGCAGCAGCAGCAGCTTCGCAACCCGCATGTCCAGCACCAACAACAATCAAATCATATTTTGAAAACATTTGTTTTTATTTAAACGTTTCACGTGAAACAAGATTTAGATATCTCTTATGTTTCACGTGAAACAAATAAGTTTTATTCAGATAATTCTAACCAACGCATAGTAAAAGTATCCAATTTTAATTTCAGTGTTTCCAACTCAGCAGAAACCTCTTGAATCTTTTGATAATTAGTTGAATCAATTTTAGTCAATTCTATCTCTTTCAATGAAACTAATTTTTCAGTATCATTCATTCCATTTTCAGCATCATCCAATTCTTTCTGTTCTTTAAAACTTAGCTTTTTAGAAGCTTTAATGGTTGTTTGTTCTGTAAATGAGGATTGAACTTTTTTTGTCTCCGTTTTAATCTTAGGCTGATCTTGACTAGTTCTATACTCGGAATAGTTTCCATTGTATATTTTAACAACGCCTTCACCTTCCATAATAAATAATTGATCACTCATTTTATCAAGCAAATACCTATCGTGAGAAACCAACATTAATATTCCAGGAAAATTTTCTAAAAATTCTTCTAACACATTTAAAGTGTCAATATCCAAGTCATTTGTTGGCTCATCTAAAATTAAAAAGTTTGGATTCTGCATTAACACTTTCATCAAGTTTAAACGCTTCTTCTCTCCACCACTTAGTTTCTCTACCATTCCATGTTGTTTCTTTGGCGGGAAAAGAAATAATGTTAAAAGAGCGGATGCCGTAATGACTGAGCCATCCGCCATTTTAATATATTCAGCATCAGACTTTACAATATCAATAACTCTTTCTTTAGGATCAAAAGTTAAACCTCCTTGTTTATAATACCCAAAAACAGTTGTATTACCAATATCTACCGTACCATTATCTGGTGACAATTGATTAGTGATTATATTAAGTAAAGTTGATTTACCCGTTCCATTTTTACCAGCTAGACCAATTCTATCTCCCTTTTTAAAGGTGTAACTAAAATCATTTATAATAGGATTACCGTCAAACGATTTTTGGATGTGCTCAATTTCGATTATTTTTCCACCTTGGCGAGACATTTTCATTTGAAGTGTAACACTTTGGTTATCAGACTTCTTCTTGCTTATTTCTTCTAAATCATAAAAAGCCGTAATACGAGCATTAGATTTAGTTCCTCTGGCTTGAGGCATTCTTCGCATCCATTCTAATTCTTTCTTCAACAGCTGTTGATTTTTGTGTAGTACGGTTGCATCTAATGCCTCTCTTTCAGACTTCTTTTCCAAATAATAAGCATAATTTCCATTATAATTAAAAATTTTGCCTCTATCTAATTCAACAATTGTGTTGCATACATTATCTAAAAAATAACGATCGTGAGTAACTAAAAGAATAGTTTTCTGTCCTGTAGTTAATAATTTTTCCAGCCATTCAATCGTATCAATATCCAAATGATTGGTTGGCTCATCTAAAACCAAAATTTCTGGATCTTCAATTAATAATTTAGCAAGCGCTAAACGCTTCTTCTGACCGCCAGATAAAGTGGAAATTTTCTGCTGAAGATGTGTGATACCCATTCTATTTAGAATAGTTTTTATTTCATGCTCATATTCCCAAGCGTTGTGCTCACTTAATTCTTCGTATAGACGGTTAAGTGTTTTTTCGTCAGGGTTTGGATTTTCAATTAACTCTTCATACTCTTTTATTAATTGTTGCTGTTTATTTTCTAAAGAAAAAATGAAATCACTTATAGAATAACCCTCATTAAATTGAGGTTCCTGGTCTAAAAAACCAATTTTTACTGCTTTGTTTTTAACAATCTTTCCTTCCAATGGGGGAAATTTTTCTGCTAATAATTTTAATAAGGTGCTCTTACCTGCGCCATTAATACCAACTAACGCTACACGTTGGCCGGAGTTTATGCCTAAGGTTAAATTTTTAAATAGCCATTCATCATGATAACCATGACCTAAGCCTTCTGCCGCAATTAGTGTGCTCAATTTATTAGTTTTTCGGATTTGTAAAAAAAATTACTGCAAAAGTAAGTATAATAAAATTGTGAGTGTATACAAGAACCAGTAATGCAGTTTAATAACGAATAATATGGCAGAATATTGATTGATATTTTATCAAACAGATAAAGCTTTAGCCTTGATCCTAAGAAATATACTTTAAAACAAAAACAGCGGTAGGAATCGCTCCGCCGCTGCTTATCATTAACTAAAACTAAACTTTTCTTTATAATATTGATTCTAACAAATCAGCATTAATATCTTGATAGCGATTTACACTATATGTTGCTATTGGTGCAGAACTTACCATGGTATCTGCTGCAATAAAATCTTTCAACTTTACATTGGCTAAAGAACCTACAATAGCATTGTAATTTTCAGTTGAACCTGTAAGAACTAAATTGGCGGTTCCATTAATTTTAGTAACCATATCAATTGTATTTGCATTAATATTAGCCGTTGCATTATCATTTAATACAACACTTAAATTTAACAAATTAAAATTTCCGGTTGTTTTAACGCTAGAAGTGTTTGATGCTTCTAAAGCAGTTAAATTATTAACATGAGCAATTACCGTTAATGGCTCACTGGTAAAAGAGCTGATTCTCAATTCACCATCTTGTTGTTGCACTAAAGCATTATTAGAAAAATAATTGTCGTATATCAACACACTTTCTTTAGAATCCTGAACTAAAATTAATTTAACATTTCCGCTGATTTTAATTTTGCTTATGTTTTTTACTGAAGTTAAGTTTGTATAATTATTTGAGTCACTTGCATTCGCTGTGATGCTTGCGGTACCTAAAACGATTGTTGTTAAAGCTGCTGCGAATAATGTTTTTATTGAAGTTTTCATGATTGAATTTTTTATATTTTAAATATTTTTTGCTGTTGTTTTGAATATAAGACTGCGTTAAGGCAAAAACGTTGCAGCACTTTTTGCTGTATTATACCATCGATAAGTAATACTCGACGAACAGCCGTAACCCGTAGACGAACAGGTATATAAAATGCAGATGCAAAGGCGACAAGTGTAAAGGATTAACTGATTTAGGATGATGTTACCGCTTGCAGATAAAAAACATTTTATTAGCCCATGCGTTCTATCTTAATATATTGAACATGACTTCAAATAAAAAAAATAGATTGTGGATTTGGATAGCCGGTATTTTTGGCTCGCTCATTTTAATTTTAGGATTTGCTGCAATTTTTATTAATTCGAAATGGAAGCCATTGTTAACTGAAAAAATTAAACAAGGGGTTTACAACGGATCACAACATTTATATAATATTGATTTTAAAGATTTAAATATTAATGTTCTCACTGGAAGCATTGCTTTACATAACGTAACCCTTATTCCAGATCATAAGGTTTTCGATAGCTTAAAAGTCAAACATCTGGCCCCTGCACATCTATTTAAAATAAATTTGAAGAAACTTCAAGTAAGCCATGTAGGATTATTTAATGCTTATTTTAAAAAACAAGTTGAAGTAGGAGAAATTAGATTAGACAAACCTTCTATAAATATGACTTTAAATAAGGTTTATAAAGAGGTTGATACCATCAAACCTGAAAAAACCCTTTATCAACAAATCTCTCAAACTTTTAAATTGATTCATGTAAAAACCATTAAGGTAGTTGATGCGGACTTTGATTACATTAAAGCAAGCGAACCTAAGAAAGCTAAAAACACATTAAAACATGTTGATATTACTATAAAAGATTTTTTATTAGACTCACTTTCTAATAAAGATACAACCAGGTTTTATTATACTAAGGATGTCTCTTTTCAAGTTGCGGGTTACAAATCGCAAACTAAAGATAAAATGTACAATATGAAAATTGATACAATTAGAGGCGCTTCAACAACAAAAAACATAACCCTTAAAGGATTAAAGTTGACTCCAAAATATCCTGAACTTACGTTTGCAAGGAAATATAAAACGCAAAAAGACAGGTATAATCTTGACTTTAAACAAATAGAATTTATTGGAGTAGATTTTATTTTATTAAATACTGATCAAAAGTTAAAGGCCAAATCTTTAATTGTTGGTCCGGCAAAAGTAGAAGTTTTTATGAGTAGAGAATCGTTGCCATCCTTAAATTTGGATAAAGGAAAGAACTTTCCGCATCAGGCACTTAAGCGATTAGATTTCCCAATTACTATCGATGTAGTCAAACTGAAAAAGGTTGAAGTTAAATATTCTGAATATAACCCGGCAAGTAAAAAGATAGGTTCCGTTACATTCAATGCCATTACGGGAAATATTTTAAATGTAACAAACGATAGTTTAGCGCTCATAAAAAACAACCATGCTCTTGCAGACTTTAATACTAAATTAATGGGTAAAAGTAGGCTAAACCTTAATATTGATTTTAACCTAACGGATAAAAATGCGGCATTTACCTATGGAGGAAGCATGAATAACTTTAATATGCAACTTTTAAATCCATTATCAAAAGCACTAGGATTAGTTGAAATTGAGACGGGAAACATTGAACACATTGATTTTAAAGCAGTTGGAAATTTGCGTTCAGCATCTGGTAATTTGCATATGCAATACCACAATTTAAAAGTGAAACTTTTATCAGATAACATTAATGGTAAAGGCACCAAAGAAAAAGGATTTTTATCCTTTTTAGCAAATACCATCCTAGTGAAAAATGAAAATCCAGAAAAAGGCGAAGCTCAGAGAACGGCAACAATGAGCAACGAAAGAATTAATTCTGCTTCATTCTTTAACTTAATGTGGAAAACCGTTTTTGTAGGTAT is drawn from Pedobacter mucosus and contains these coding sequences:
- the nadA gene encoding quinolinate synthase NadA, encoding MNIDVLEEINKKGFVDEAIDPTLDLFVEIEKLKKQKNAIILAHYYQEPDIQDIADYIGDSLGLSQEAAKTDADVIVFAGVHFMAETAKILSPSKTVLLPDVKAGCSLADSCPPHLFRKFKEKYPDHLVITYVNCTAELKALSDIVCTSTNAVQIVESLPKDQKIIFGPDRNLGAYVAKKTGRDLVLWNGACMVHEIFSQEKITKLKERHPNAKFIAHPECEEVVLKMADYIGSTTGLLKYTINNPATEFIVATESGIIHQMEKANPTKTFIPAPPNNSCACNDCPYMKRNTLEKLYLCLKNGLPEVTVPEHIIELARKPIQRMLDISAELGL
- the nadB gene encoding L-aspartate oxidase, producing the protein MRKVDFLVIGSGIAGLSFALKAAKFGKVLIVTKSNEDESNTKYAQGGVAVVVDEGDSFEKHIQDTLIAGDGLCDEKIVEIVVKEGPQRIQEIIDYGINFDKDNAGFYDLAKEGGHSEHRVLHYKDITGYEIERVLLKEIHENPNIEILTHYFALELITQHHLGEFVDKRTKDINCYGVYAFNTELNDVEKILASVTVMAAGGAGHVYSATTNPVIATGDGMAMVYRAKGKVRNMEFIQFHPTALYHPGEYPSFLISEAVRGFGGVLRRKNGEEFMQEYDERRSLAPRDIVARAVDNEMKKSGDDFVYLDITMRKKADILKHFPNIYAKCLSIGIDMTKDFIPVTPASHYMCGGILVDEYGKSSINNLYACGECSSTGLHGANRLASNSLLEATVFAHRIFQDAIEKFKVNVIPENIPEWNSLGVTQSNEDVLVTHNLRELQKVMGDYVGIVRSDFRLERAHRRLFLIYQETEEFYKKNKVSVKLCELRNVIQTAYLVIKSAIQRKESRGLHFTTDYPNHAAELVDTVF
- a CDS encoding gamma carbonic anhydrase family protein, whose product is MPLILPVKDKHPQIGKNNFIADNATIVGDVVLGDNCSVWFNAVIRGDVNAITIGNESNIQDGAVIHATYLKAATHIGNRVSVGHNAIVHGCNVHDHVLIGMGAIVMDHAIIEEYCIIAAGSVVLENTLCETGYLYAGTPAKKIKPITDEQRALLNKLPDNYIIYSDWFKKPKL
- a CDS encoding Ig-like domain-containing domain; this translates as MPKLKAQYFSLSNFIIIFLILLFCGCASIQTPQGGPRDTKSPKVLSMIPKNQTRNFIGKKITIEFDEYFKLNNEFKEFSISPDQEKSPVLKVRQKRLEVTLQDTLEKNTTYTLNFGKSVVDVNEGNVAKNLSYVFSTGPEIDSLTMSGKIINALTAEPEKEVTVFILPLERDTLFGKKRPSIYTLSDSSGNYKLNNLRKGKYKVYALKESSGGGDKIYQQSNDEIGFIKDPIVIDKNIDNVDMQTFKELAPEFRILDRKLNNDGTILLSFSQQLKDPKITVTDPPNVDINKRIKFSKNNDSARIWLNDLSFDSVKLAIQDQGKILQIVNMTRGKKDTYTRDVTITDNIFSGKLNPYQNYTLNFTFPILTADPSKIVLLEDSVKRTNFELIKDSTDFLKYYIKYPWKNKRTYALKFGAGAFTAIFNAKNKEINKGFRLEATDTYTTLIYNVSVPDTSKSYIVQFLSEKKEIVKSFPISKNTKLRFAQYPAGKYMIRIIYDNNKNGIWDTGNVKAGTQPEEVWYLKALLDLKPNWEREDPLAIPKQGTP
- the mnmG gene encoding tRNA uridine-5-carboxymethylaminomethyl(34) synthesis enzyme MnmG, giving the protein MFSKYDLIVVGAGHAGCEAAAAAANLGSSVLLITMNMGTIAQMSCNPAMGGVAKGQIVREVDAMGGYSGIISDKSTLQFRMLNLSKGPAMWSPRAQIDRMRFAEEWRLALERTPNLDIWQDSVIGLLVKDNVVYGVKTSLGIEIESTAVVLTNGTFLNGVMHIGEKKFGGGRTAERASTGITEQLVELGMEAGRMKTGTPPRVDGRSLDYSKMEEQWGDENRGKFSYSDTPVTSDQRCCWITYTNEAVHETLKEGFEKSPMFTGRIKGLGPRYCPSIEDKINRFAERDRHQIFVEPEGWNTCEIYVNGFSTSLPEDIQLKALRLIPGFESAKMFRPGYAIEYDFFPPTQLSLTLETKLIKNLFLAGQINGTTGYEEAACQGFMAGINAHQKINQKHELIMKRSDSYIGVLIDDLVTKGTEEPYRMFTSRAEHRLLLRQDNADIRLSPIGHALGLISDERLEKVNKKIADADALVKFTRTQGIEMIDANPMLEKLGSAVLNQNVKIHSLVSRPQVGLKDIIKVNKQLADATAHLDQETIEQAEIKIKYESYFQKENEIVAKMLKMEDKEIKPDFDYNKIVSISKEAREKLFKIKPRTLGQASRISGVSPSDISVLMVFIGK
- a CDS encoding ABC-F family ATP-binding cassette domain-containing protein — translated: MSTLIAAEGLGHGYHDEWLFKNLTLGINSGQRVALVGINGAGKSTLLKLLAEKFPPLEGKIVKNKAVKIGFLDQEPQFNEGYSISDFIFSLENKQQQLIKEYEELIENPNPDEKTLNRLYEELSEHNAWEYEHEIKTILNRMGITHLQQKISTLSGGQKKRLALAKLLIEDPEILVLDEPTNHLDIDTIEWLEKLLTTGQKTILLVTHDRYFLDNVCNTIVELDRGKIFNYNGNYAYYLEKKSEREALDATVLHKNQQLLKKELEWMRRMPQARGTKSNARITAFYDLEEISKKKSDNQSVTLQMKMSRQGGKIIEIEHIQKSFDGNPIINDFSYTFKKGDRIGLAGKNGTGKSTLLNIITNQLSPDNGTVDIGNTTVFGYYKQGGLTFDPKERVIDIVKSDAEYIKMADGSVITASALLTLFLFPPKKQHGMVEKLSGGEKKRLNLMKVLMQNPNFLILDEPTNDLDIDTLNVLEEFLENFPGILMLVSHDRYLLDKMSDQLFIMEGEGVVKIYNGNYSEYRTSQDQPKIKTETKKVQSSFTEQTTIKASKKLSFKEQKELDDAENGMNDTEKLVSLKEIELTKIDSTNYQKIQEVSAELETLKLKLDTFTMRWLELSE
- a CDS encoding GIN domain-containing protein; translation: MKTSIKTLFAAALTTIVLGTASITANASDSNNYTNLTSVKNISKIKISGNVKLILVQDSKESVLIYDNYFSNNALVQQQDGELRISSFTSEPLTVIAHVNNLTALEASNTSSVKTTGNFNLLNLSVVLNDNATANINANTIDMVTKINGTANLVLTGSTENYNAIVGSLANVKLKDFIAADTMVSSAPIATYSVNRYQDINADLLESIL